In Streptomyces sp. SLBN-118, the following are encoded in one genomic region:
- a CDS encoding ThuA domain-containing protein: MQRTPHHRSRSRRSALAAALGVGALTVSLLGGGDVASARTYPEPASTTLSLPSPPGGQKVKVLVFHASATAESPTVDAGIAAIETIGRTGPAAGRFTTEATDDASVFTDATKLGKYNAVVFLTGGGDVLDPEQEAGLESYLEAGGGFVGIHDAARTEPYSDWFTGLIGARPTGAPSTVQRAVVEVGDRQHPATASLPLQWKRPDAWFNWAVNPSGSVHTVARVKESSYKPAAGANGWDHPVSWCRDYDGGRSFYTGMGGTVDSFAETDFRDHLRGALAWTTRLSHADCKATITANYTAERVTRPNQPGQNDQIGEPHGLVTAPDGRVLYIGRGGADAGKPVVTDWNNPDIGKGQGEIHVYDPETRKVTLAGALTVFGNKGGGDELIKVEEGLLGIELDPGFMTNGWVYLHYTPHAQINRDTHMAQRRVSRFTLDLAANKLDLASEKVLLTWPVQIHSCCHAGGGMAWDSKENLYIATGDNNSSGFSGGYSGNNPQPSFKGVSFADARRTAGNTNNLNGKILRIHPEDDGTYTLPAGNLFTGKEPDEGGGKTRGEIYVMGVRNPARIFVDKSTDILYAGWVGPDAGAPSTTWGPAKYDTFSAITRAGNHGWPYCMGNKQPYRDRNLPDPAKPLGWYNCDAPRNESPNNDGLVNLPPVTSNTIWYSPQGGGVDYPRDAAGVPSYRTDEQKILLPWLKGGGQATMNGPVYRYDAASASKGKWPSYWDGKWFVGDFYDGDQPRHAVLTDPKTVGKGGLPVHAESLKKIIPVGTDGIRNLMDWKFAPDGSLYVLDYGRGFFTSDSKSALWHITYKGGEQTPSADKLARKAAR, translated from the coding sequence ATGCAGCGCACACCACATCACCGGTCGAGATCCCGAAGAAGCGCTCTGGCGGCGGCACTTGGGGTCGGCGCACTGACCGTGTCCCTGCTCGGGGGCGGTGATGTCGCCTCGGCCCGGACCTATCCGGAACCAGCGTCGACAACGTTGTCCTTACCGTCGCCCCCGGGCGGCCAGAAGGTGAAAGTCCTCGTCTTCCATGCCTCGGCCACCGCCGAGTCGCCGACCGTCGACGCGGGTATCGCGGCGATCGAGACCATCGGCCGGACGGGGCCCGCCGCGGGCCGGTTCACCACCGAGGCCACGGACGACGCCTCCGTCTTCACCGATGCCACCAAGCTCGGGAAGTACAACGCGGTCGTCTTTCTGACCGGCGGCGGCGATGTGCTCGACCCGGAGCAGGAGGCCGGGCTCGAGTCGTATCTGGAGGCCGGCGGAGGCTTCGTCGGCATTCATGACGCGGCGCGCACCGAGCCGTACTCCGACTGGTTCACCGGGCTGATCGGCGCCCGGCCGACCGGCGCGCCGAGCACGGTGCAGCGCGCGGTCGTCGAGGTCGGCGACCGTCAGCATCCAGCCACCGCGTCGCTTCCGCTGCAGTGGAAACGGCCCGACGCATGGTTCAACTGGGCGGTGAATCCGTCCGGCAGCGTGCACACCGTGGCCCGTGTCAAAGAGAGTTCCTACAAGCCCGCCGCCGGCGCCAACGGCTGGGACCACCCCGTCTCCTGGTGCCGTGACTACGACGGCGGCCGCTCCTTCTACACCGGCATGGGGGGTACGGTCGACAGCTTCGCCGAAACCGACTTCCGCGACCATCTGCGCGGCGCCCTCGCCTGGACCACCCGCCTCTCGCACGCCGACTGCAAGGCCACCATCACCGCCAACTACACCGCCGAGCGAGTCACCCGGCCCAACCAGCCGGGGCAGAACGACCAGATCGGCGAGCCGCACGGCCTGGTCACCGCCCCCGACGGGCGGGTGCTCTACATCGGCCGCGGCGGCGCCGACGCCGGCAAGCCCGTCGTCACCGACTGGAACAACCCCGACATCGGCAAGGGCCAGGGCGAGATCCATGTCTACGACCCGGAGACGAGGAAGGTCACCCTCGCCGGAGCGCTGACCGTATTCGGCAACAAGGGCGGCGGCGACGAGCTGATCAAGGTCGAGGAAGGACTGCTCGGCATCGAGTTGGACCCCGGCTTCATGACCAACGGCTGGGTGTATCTGCACTACACGCCGCACGCGCAGATCAACCGCGACACGCATATGGCCCAGCGCCGCGTCTCGCGCTTCACACTCGACCTGGCCGCCAACAAGCTGGATCTCGCCTCCGAGAAGGTACTGCTCACCTGGCCGGTGCAGATCCACAGCTGCTGCCACGCGGGCGGCGGCATGGCGTGGGACTCGAAGGAGAATCTCTATATCGCCACCGGTGACAACAACTCCTCCGGTTTCAGCGGCGGTTACTCCGGCAACAACCCCCAGCCCAGCTTCAAGGGCGTGTCCTTCGCGGACGCTCGCCGCACCGCGGGCAACACCAACAACCTCAACGGCAAGATCCTGCGGATCCACCCCGAGGACGACGGGACGTACACGCTCCCGGCGGGGAACCTGTTCACCGGCAAGGAGCCGGACGAGGGCGGCGGCAAGACGCGCGGCGAGATCTATGTGATGGGCGTGCGCAACCCGGCACGTATCTTCGTCGACAAGTCGACGGACATTCTGTACGCGGGCTGGGTCGGTCCGGACGCGGGCGCACCGAGCACTACCTGGGGCCCGGCGAAGTACGACACCTTCTCCGCCATCACCAGGGCGGGCAACCACGGCTGGCCGTACTGCATGGGCAACAAGCAGCCCTACCGGGACCGCAATCTGCCCGATCCGGCAAAGCCGCTCGGCTGGTACAACTGCGACGCTCCGAGGAACGAGTCCCCCAACAACGACGGCCTGGTGAATCTGCCGCCCGTCACCTCCAACACCATCTGGTACTCGCCACAGGGCGGCGGCGTGGACTATCCGCGCGATGCGGCCGGCGTCCCCAGCTACCGGACGGATGAGCAGAAGATCCTGCTCCCCTGGCTCAAGGGCGGCGGCCAGGCGACCATGAACGGCCCGGTCTACCGCTATGACGCGGCGAGCGCCAGCAAGGGCAAGTGGCCCTCGTACTGGGACGGGAAGTGGTTCGTCGGCGACTTCTACGACGGCGACCAGCCGCGGCACGCGGTGCTGACCGACCCGAAGACCGTCGGCAAGGGCGGGCTTCCCGTGCACGCCGAGTCCCTGAAGAAGATCATCCCGGTGGGGACGGACGGCATCCGCAATCTCATGGACTGGAAGTTCGCCCCCGACGGCTCGCTCTATGTCCTGGACTACGGCCGCGGATTCTTCACCTCCGACTCCAAGTCCGCGCTGTGGCACATCACATACAAGGGCGGCGAGCAGACACCGTCCGCCGACAAGCTGGCACGGAAGGCGGCGCGGTGA
- the ligD gene encoding non-homologous end-joining DNA ligase, translating into MAGAIELDVGERTVRVSNPDKIYFPEPGYTKLDMVSYYLAVGDGITRALHNRPTTLERYPEGVTGESFFQKRAPKYLPDWIPTAHITFPSGRSADEMCPTEPAAVLWAANLGAVTFHPWPVRREDTDHPDELRIDLDPQPGTDYADAVRAAHELRAVLDESGLRGWPKTSGGRGIHVFVPIEPRWTFTQVRRAAIAVGRQLERRMPDRVTIKWWKEERGERIFVDYNQTARDRTIASAYSVRPRPHAPVSAPLRWEEIDDAVPQDFDIQTMPARYAEVGDVHADMDDQRFSLESLLEVARKDEAEHGLGDLPYPPEYPKMPGEPKRVQPSRARHDDA; encoded by the coding sequence ATGGCCGGAGCGATCGAACTGGACGTGGGGGAGCGGACCGTTCGCGTGTCCAATCCCGACAAGATCTACTTCCCTGAGCCCGGCTACACCAAGCTGGACATGGTCAGCTACTACCTCGCCGTCGGCGACGGCATCACCCGCGCCCTTCACAACCGGCCCACCACCCTGGAGCGCTACCCCGAGGGGGTGACCGGCGAGTCGTTCTTCCAGAAGCGTGCCCCCAAATATCTGCCCGACTGGATCCCGACCGCCCACATCACCTTCCCCAGCGGCCGGTCCGCCGACGAGATGTGCCCCACCGAACCCGCCGCCGTGCTGTGGGCCGCCAACCTCGGGGCCGTCACCTTTCACCCCTGGCCCGTACGCCGCGAGGACACCGACCACCCCGACGAGCTGCGGATCGACCTCGACCCGCAGCCGGGCACCGACTACGCCGACGCCGTGCGTGCCGCCCACGAACTGCGCGCCGTACTGGACGAGTCCGGACTGCGCGGCTGGCCCAAGACGTCAGGCGGACGCGGCATCCATGTCTTCGTACCGATCGAGCCGCGGTGGACCTTCACCCAGGTCCGGCGGGCCGCGATCGCCGTCGGCCGGCAGCTGGAGCGCCGCATGCCGGACCGGGTGACCATCAAATGGTGGAAGGAGGAGCGCGGCGAGCGGATCTTCGTCGACTACAACCAGACCGCCCGGGACCGCACCATCGCCTCCGCCTACTCCGTGCGGCCACGCCCGCACGCCCCCGTCTCCGCGCCGCTGCGCTGGGAGGAGATCGACGACGCCGTGCCGCAGGACTTCGACATCCAGACGATGCCCGCGCGGTACGCGGAGGTCGGCGACGTGCACGCGGACATGGACGATCAGCGGTTCAGCCTGGAGAGCCTGCTGGAGGTGGCCCGCAAGGACGAGGCGGAGCACGGCCTCGGCGACCTGCCCTACCCGCCGGAGTATCCGAAGATGCCGGGCGAGCCGAAGCGGGTGCAGCCGAGCAGGGCCCGGCACGACGACGCCTGA
- a CDS encoding glycoside hydrolase family 15 protein, whose protein sequence is MAGMIEDYAVVGDLETAALISRDGAIDWLCVPRFDSPACFAALLGNPDNGYWRISPVGGSQCNRRSYRGDTLVLDSIWDSVDGAVSVTDFMPPRADLPHVVRIVEGLSGTVAMRGELRLRFNHGRVVPWTRTRGTYVVSVAGPDSAWLSADQRVDVRATDDCTYFDFTVREGETLAFMLSWSPSHMPVPPPEDPATALLETLDFWERWAAKCRYQGPWRDAVVRSLITLKALTYAPTGGIVAAPTTSLPESIGGERNWDYRFCWLRDSTLTLSCLLRSGFREEAVSWTDWLLRAMAGDPADLQTLYGVAGQRRLPEESSAFWLPGYEGSEPVRFGNAAVGQFQLDVYGEVLDALYLALRSGVPMERHVWSLVHAFMSYLEEHWREPDEGLWEVRGPRRQFVHSKIMCWVAVDRALRMWKLAGRTDSVERWRAMRKEIHREVCRDGWNDEKGSFVQYYGAPVLDASALLIPRVGFLPVHDPRVLGTVAAVRTLDHHGFLRRYASQDHMVNDVDGLRGSEGAFLACSMWLADALATTGRPDEARAVFERVLDVRNDVGLLSEEWDPVIRRQLGNTPQAFSHIALVNTAFTLREAEAEAGRNPAGA, encoded by the coding sequence ATGGCCGGGATGATCGAGGACTATGCCGTCGTCGGTGATCTTGAGACGGCAGCCCTCATCAGCCGCGACGGGGCGATCGACTGGCTGTGCGTGCCCCGCTTCGATTCTCCTGCCTGTTTCGCCGCGCTTCTCGGGAATCCCGACAATGGGTACTGGCGCATCTCGCCCGTCGGCGGGAGTCAGTGCAACCGCCGGTCGTACCGCGGCGACACCCTTGTGCTGGACTCCATCTGGGACTCGGTCGACGGCGCGGTCAGCGTCACCGACTTCATGCCTCCGCGTGCCGACCTGCCTCATGTCGTGCGCATCGTGGAAGGTCTCTCCGGGACCGTGGCCATGCGCGGAGAACTGAGGCTCCGGTTCAACCACGGCCGTGTCGTTCCCTGGACGCGCACCCGCGGTACCTACGTGGTCTCGGTCGCCGGACCCGACTCCGCATGGCTGAGCGCCGACCAGCGCGTGGATGTGCGCGCCACCGACGACTGCACCTACTTCGACTTCACCGTCCGGGAAGGCGAGACCCTCGCCTTCATGCTCAGCTGGTCACCCTCGCACATGCCGGTCCCGCCGCCCGAGGACCCGGCGACCGCACTGCTGGAAACCCTCGATTTCTGGGAGCGCTGGGCGGCGAAGTGCCGCTACCAGGGACCCTGGCGGGACGCGGTGGTGCGCTCCTTGATCACATTGAAGGCGCTCACCTACGCGCCCACCGGGGGTATCGTCGCCGCGCCGACGACGTCCCTGCCCGAGAGCATCGGCGGTGAGCGGAACTGGGACTACCGGTTCTGCTGGCTCCGCGATTCCACTCTCACCCTCTCCTGCCTGCTGCGCAGCGGTTTCCGGGAGGAGGCGGTGTCCTGGACGGACTGGCTTCTGCGCGCCATGGCGGGCGATCCGGCGGACCTGCAGACGCTCTACGGCGTGGCCGGCCAGCGGCGGCTGCCGGAAGAGTCGTCGGCCTTCTGGCTGCCCGGCTACGAGGGGTCGGAGCCGGTCCGCTTCGGAAACGCGGCGGTGGGGCAGTTCCAGCTCGACGTCTACGGCGAGGTGCTGGACGCCTTGTATCTGGCCCTGCGGTCCGGTGTCCCCATGGAGCGCCACGTCTGGAGCCTCGTCCACGCGTTCATGAGCTACCTCGAAGAGCACTGGCGCGAGCCAGACGAGGGGCTGTGGGAGGTCCGCGGCCCACGGCGGCAGTTCGTCCACTCCAAGATCATGTGCTGGGTGGCCGTGGACCGCGCCCTGCGGATGTGGAAGCTGGCCGGGCGCACCGACTCGGTGGAGCGATGGCGGGCCATGCGCAAAGAGATCCACCGGGAGGTGTGCCGCGACGGCTGGAACGACGAGAAGGGGTCCTTCGTGCAGTACTACGGGGCCCCTGTACTGGACGCCTCCGCGCTGCTCATCCCCAGAGTGGGCTTCCTTCCGGTTCACGATCCCCGGGTGCTCGGCACCGTGGCGGCGGTCAGGACGCTGGATCACCACGGCTTCCTGCGGCGCTACGCAAGCCAGGACCACATGGTGAACGACGTGGACGGGCTGCGTGGCTCGGAGGGTGCCTTCCTTGCATGTTCGATGTGGTTGGCCGACGCGCTGGCCACCACCGGGCGCCCGGACGAGGCCCGCGCGGTGTTCGAGAGAGTGCTCGACGTGCGTAACGATGTCGGGCTGCTCTCCGAGGAGTGGGACCCGGTGATCCGCCGCCAACTCGGCAACACACCACAGGCGTTCAGCCATATCGCGCTGGTCAACACGGCCTTCACTCTGCGGGAGGCGGAGGCGGAAGCGGGCCGCAATCCGGCCGGAGCGTAG
- a CDS encoding ATP-dependent DNA ligase, whose translation MDLPVMPPVKPMLAKSVKKIPPGMQYEAKWDGFRAIVHRDGDEVVIGSRTGKPLTRYFPELAAHLLANLPVRCVVDGEIVIAHEGRLDFDKLTERIHPADSRVRLLAEQTPSSFIAFDLLALGDEALLDAPLSVRRAMLAAALADAVAPVHLAPATTDVAVAQEWFERYEGAGLDGIVAKPLDLPYRPDSRLMFKIKHERTADVVVAGYRFHKSGPIVGSLLLGLNDASGALQHVGVCAAFSMKVREELIEELEPLRMDPPDSHPWAAWAEESAHESARLPGAQSRWTGKKDLSWVALRPERVAEVAYDHMEGDRFRHTAQFRRWRPDREPADCTYAQLEEPVRYDLSEVLSAP comes from the coding sequence ATGGATCTGCCTGTGATGCCACCCGTGAAGCCGATGCTGGCCAAGTCGGTCAAGAAGATCCCGCCGGGCATGCAGTACGAGGCCAAGTGGGACGGGTTCCGGGCGATCGTCCACCGGGACGGCGACGAGGTGGTCATCGGCTCCCGGACCGGCAAGCCGCTCACCCGCTACTTCCCCGAGCTGGCAGCCCATCTGCTGGCCAATCTCCCGGTCCGCTGTGTCGTCGACGGAGAGATCGTCATCGCCCACGAGGGACGCCTCGACTTCGACAAGCTCACCGAGCGCATTCACCCCGCCGACTCCCGGGTGCGGCTGCTCGCCGAGCAGACACCCTCGAGCTTCATCGCCTTCGATCTGCTCGCGCTCGGCGACGAGGCCCTGCTGGACGCCCCGCTCTCGGTGCGGCGGGCCATGCTGGCGGCAGCTCTGGCCGATGCCGTCGCGCCCGTACACCTGGCGCCCGCCACCACGGATGTCGCAGTGGCGCAGGAGTGGTTCGAGCGGTACGAGGGCGCGGGGCTCGACGGGATCGTCGCCAAGCCGCTGGACCTGCCCTACCGGCCCGACTCCCGGCTGATGTTCAAGATCAAGCACGAGCGGACGGCCGATGTGGTCGTGGCGGGCTACCGCTTCCACAAGAGCGGCCCGATCGTCGGCTCGCTGCTCCTCGGCCTCAATGACGCATCGGGCGCACTGCAGCACGTCGGCGTCTGCGCGGCGTTCTCGATGAAGGTGCGCGAGGAGCTGATCGAGGAGCTGGAGCCGCTGCGGATGGATCCGCCGGACAGCCATCCGTGGGCGGCGTGGGCGGAGGAGAGCGCACATGAGAGCGCCCGGCTGCCCGGTGCGCAGAGCCGCTGGACGGGCAAGAAGGATCTCTCGTGGGTGGCGCTGCGGCCAGAGCGGGTCGCCGAGGTGGCCTACGACCACATGGAAGGCGACCGATTCCGGCACACCGCGCAGTTCCGGCGCTGGCGGCCGGACCGCGAGCCCGCCGACTGCACCTACGCGCAGTTGGAGGAGCCGGTGCGCTACGACCTGTCCGAGGTGCTTTCAGCGCCCTGA
- a CDS encoding multicopper oxidase domain-containing protein, producing MDRRSFNRRLLAGSAVAATGVTSLSVAFAQSATSAASMVGAPRTAPAGGRVRHLSLYAEKLADGQMGYGLERGKASIPGPLIELIEGDTLHIEFENTMDVPVSLHAHGVDYDIANDGTRMSRSHVEPGGTRTYTWRTHTPGKRADGTWRPGSAGYWHYHDHVVGTDHGTGGIRKGLYGPVVVRRKGDILPDKQFTIVFNDMTINNKPASASPNFQATVGDRVEIIMITHGEYYHTFHMHGHRWADNRTGLLLGPDDISRVIDNKITGPADSFGFQVVAGESVGAGAWMYHCHVQSHSDMGMAGLFLVAKPDGTIPGYEPHHPAKAGPEPDSEAKVGGHSH from the coding sequence ATGGACAGACGAAGCTTCAACCGGCGGCTGCTGGCGGGGAGCGCGGTCGCGGCGACGGGCGTGACATCGTTATCGGTGGCCTTCGCCCAGAGCGCGACGAGCGCGGCGTCGATGGTGGGCGCGCCGAGGACCGCTCCTGCCGGGGGCCGGGTACGTCATCTCTCGCTGTATGCGGAGAAGCTGGCGGACGGCCAGATGGGCTACGGCCTGGAGCGCGGGAAGGCGTCGATTCCCGGCCCGCTCATCGAGCTGATCGAGGGCGACACACTGCACATCGAGTTCGAGAACACGATGGACGTTCCGGTCAGTCTGCATGCCCACGGCGTCGACTACGACATCGCCAACGACGGCACCCGGATGAGCAGGAGTCATGTCGAACCGGGAGGCACGCGGACGTACACCTGGCGCACGCACACCCCGGGCAAGCGTGCCGACGGCACCTGGCGCCCCGGGAGCGCAGGCTACTGGCACTACCACGACCATGTGGTGGGCACGGACCACGGCACCGGCGGCATCCGTAAAGGTCTCTACGGTCCGGTGGTGGTCCGCAGGAAGGGCGACATCCTCCCGGACAAGCAATTCACGATCGTCTTCAACGACATGACGATCAACAACAAGCCGGCGAGCGCGAGCCCCAACTTCCAGGCCACGGTGGGCGATCGCGTCGAGATCATCATGATCACGCACGGCGAGTACTACCACACGTTCCATATGCACGGCCATCGCTGGGCGGACAACAGGACCGGCCTGCTTCTGGGCCCGGACGACATCAGCCGCGTCATCGACAACAAGATCACGGGCCCCGCGGACTCGTTCGGTTTCCAGGTCGTCGCGGGCGAGAGCGTGGGGGCGGGGGCATGGATGTACCACTGCCATGTCCAGAGCCACTCCGACATGGGCATGGCCGGGCTGTTCCTGGTGGCAAAGCCGGACGGCACGATTCCGGGTTACGAGCCGCACCACCCGGCGAAGGCCGGGCCCGAACCCGACTCGGAAGCCAAGGTGGGCGGGCACAGCCATTAG
- a CDS encoding YchJ family protein has protein sequence MSRRSSGPRRGSAPALTDTSPCPCGLPATYGECCGRFHSGAANAPTAELLMRSRYSAFVTHNEAYLLRTWHPSTRPRTLEIDPGMQWTRLEILDTEDGSAFHSSGTVTFRARFRHHGMRGALHERSRFVRHGGAWVYVDGEFLD, from the coding sequence ATGTCCCGACGCAGCTCCGGCCCCCGGCGCGGTTCCGCCCCCGCCCTCACCGACACGTCGCCCTGCCCCTGCGGGCTGCCCGCCACCTACGGCGAGTGCTGCGGGCGCTTCCACTCGGGCGCAGCCAACGCGCCCACCGCAGAACTGTTGATGCGCTCCCGCTACAGCGCCTTTGTCACCCACAACGAGGCGTATCTGCTGCGTACATGGCATCCATCGACCAGGCCACGGACCCTGGAGATCGACCCCGGGATGCAGTGGACGCGCCTGGAGATCCTGGACACCGAGGACGGCAGTGCGTTCCACTCGTCCGGCACGGTCACCTTCCGTGCCCGCTTCCGGCATCACGGAATGCGCGGCGCGCTGCACGAGCGCAGCCGTTTCGTGCGGCACGGCGGCGCCTGGGTGTATGTCGACGGAGAGTTCCTGGACTGA
- a CDS encoding OmpL47-type beta-barrel domain-containing protein, with the protein MVLGLMAAVAYGQSDHVAADQVLTWTAGDSIEKYASFPATAVAGKATIVFENSAATGNTMGMPHTLTFDVSDPEYNNDVPLNILANPNDDQGGKHTAEVILAPGRYRFHCTIPGHGAMQGILTVTEGGGEDTIPPQTSAKVDGDKNADGAYVGQASVTVSATDAGSGVKTIEYAVGTDGPWQPYTAPVVVNEVGTHKIRYRAGDKAGNVAAEKAVDFAVVAPPTDDKTPPETSATVSGEKNEQGQYLGMATVTVTASDTGSGVNTIEYAIGASGAWQPYTAPVMVHEAGTHKVRYKATDKAGNAAPEKAVDFTVVTPPAEDKNPPRTSAAVSGRQNSDGAYITSAKVTVTASDAESGVDTVEYSLDGGPYLAYTTPVIVDRVGHHTVLYRATDKAGNTSAAQKATFTIAEGGGVPAPNCPEFDERLTVIVGTVDTGVPNRITRSRCTINELIEDEKDWSSHALFLMHVDKVLDQLLADGVIDQREHKKIYRAAQQSGIGKPGQNTGYRDLFDGTQASFDKWQHVGGGSFGLGTDGSMTSGTTKGGLGMLWYPKRQYGDFSLKLQWRDDAPGTGNANSGVFVRFPYVHDNPEEPRPEWVAIKYGHEVQVLDRPGGDMYKTGSVYGFDRVGLGGAGVTAKGTWNDYEIRVVGQHYSVYRNGVLINEFDNTGGQEFVPPRADDPGTDGRRYASGYIGLQVHGTTDVISYRNIRVKEL; encoded by the coding sequence ATGGTCCTCGGTCTGATGGCCGCGGTCGCGTACGGGCAGAGCGACCACGTGGCCGCCGACCAGGTCCTCACCTGGACGGCCGGCGACTCGATCGAGAAGTACGCGTCGTTCCCGGCCACCGCGGTGGCGGGGAAAGCGACCATCGTCTTCGAGAACAGCGCGGCGACCGGCAACACCATGGGCATGCCGCACACACTGACCTTCGACGTCTCCGATCCCGAGTACAACAACGACGTACCGCTGAACATCCTCGCCAACCCCAATGACGACCAGGGCGGCAAGCACACCGCCGAGGTCATTCTCGCCCCCGGCCGGTACCGCTTCCACTGCACCATTCCCGGCCATGGCGCGATGCAGGGCATCCTGACCGTCACCGAGGGCGGGGGCGAGGACACCATCCCGCCCCAGACGTCCGCGAAGGTCGACGGTGACAAGAACGCCGACGGTGCGTACGTCGGCCAGGCGTCGGTGACCGTGTCGGCGACCGACGCGGGTTCGGGCGTCAAGACCATCGAGTACGCGGTCGGGACCGACGGCCCCTGGCAGCCGTACACCGCGCCCGTCGTGGTGAACGAGGTCGGCACGCACAAGATCCGCTACCGGGCCGGTGACAAGGCAGGGAACGTCGCCGCCGAGAAGGCGGTCGACTTCGCGGTCGTCGCCCCGCCGACCGACGACAAGACCCCGCCGGAGACCTCGGCGACGGTGAGCGGCGAGAAGAACGAGCAGGGCCAGTATCTGGGCATGGCCACGGTCACCGTGACCGCCTCCGACACCGGCTCCGGGGTCAACACCATCGAGTACGCGATCGGCGCGAGCGGGGCCTGGCAGCCGTACACCGCCCCGGTGATGGTGCACGAGGCGGGCACGCACAAGGTCCGCTACAAGGCGACCGACAAGGCAGGAAACGCGGCCCCGGAGAAGGCCGTGGACTTCACCGTCGTCACACCGCCCGCCGAGGACAAGAATCCCCCCCGGACCTCGGCAGCGGTGAGCGGCCGGCAGAACTCCGACGGCGCCTACATCACGAGCGCCAAGGTGACCGTCACCGCGAGCGACGCGGAATCCGGGGTCGACACGGTCGAGTACTCCCTCGACGGCGGTCCCTATCTCGCGTACACCACGCCCGTCATCGTCGACCGGGTCGGCCACCACACCGTCCTGTACCGGGCCACCGACAAGGCGGGCAACACCTCGGCCGCGCAGAAGGCGACGTTCACGATCGCCGAGGGCGGCGGCGTCCCGGCACCCAACTGCCCCGAGTTCGACGAGCGGTTGACGGTGATCGTGGGTACGGTCGACACGGGCGTGCCCAACCGCATCACCCGTAGCCGCTGCACCATCAACGAGCTGATCGAGGACGAGAAGGACTGGTCCTCGCACGCGCTGTTCCTCATGCACGTGGACAAGGTTCTCGACCAGCTGCTCGCCGACGGTGTGATCGACCAGCGCGAGCACAAGAAGATCTACCGGGCGGCCCAGCAGTCGGGCATCGGGAAGCCGGGCCAGAACACCGGCTACCGCGATCTCTTCGACGGCACCCAGGCCTCCTTCGACAAATGGCAGCACGTGGGCGGCGGTTCGTTCGGGCTGGGCACGGACGGGTCGATGACCAGCGGCACCACCAAGGGCGGCCTGGGCATGCTGTGGTATCCGAAGCGGCAGTACGGGGACTTCTCGCTGAAGCTCCAGTGGCGCGACGACGCTCCTGGCACCGGCAACGCCAACAGCGGCGTCTTCGTGCGCTTCCCCTACGTCCACGACAATCCGGAGGAGCCGCGTCCCGAGTGGGTCGCCATCAAGTACGGCCACGAGGTACAGGTTCTGGACCGCCCGGGCGGAGACATGTACAAGACCGGCTCGGTCTACGGTTTTGACCGGGTGGGCCTCGGCGGCGCGGGTGTAACGGCCAAGGGCACCTGGAACGACTACGAGATCCGGGTGGTCGGCCAGCACTACTCGGTCTACCGCAACGGCGTGCTGATCAATGAGTTCGACAACACCGGCGGCCAGGAGTTCGTCCCGCCGCGGGCGGACGACCCGGGCACGGACGGCCGGCGGTACGCCTCCGGCTACATCGGGCTCCAGGTCCACGGCACGACCGACGTCATCTCCTACCGCAACATCCGGGTGAAGGAGCTCTAG